Genomic segment of Aliiroseovarius sp. M344:
AGAGCCCAGCTTCAACTTCATGTTTGAACCCGCAGGTTACGATATCAACCAACGCCTTCTCGATTATAATTCTCAAGATTCGCATTTGCGCGCGTCGCTCATGGGGCTCTTGAATACGCTTCTGGTCGCTGTGATGGGATGTGTTGCGGCAACGATTATTGGCGTAGTCGTTGGTGTTTTGCGCCTGTCGCCAAACTGGATCGTGTCGCGCCTGTCTGCGGTGTATGTCGAAGGTTTCCGCAACGTGCCGGTCCTGCTGTGGATCGTGTTCATAATGGCGGTGCTGATCGAAACCCTTCCGCAACCCAGTGCATTCCGAAAAGGCGAGGCTACTATGTCCCTTTGGGACAGCGTGGCAATCACCAATCGCGGGATATACGTTCCCGAGCCGCTGTTCTCGCGCACGCTCGGGGATATTCATCTTCTGGGCAACTCCAGCCTGCGATTTGATGTCAGCCTTGATTTGCTGGCATTGCTGGCTGTGCTTATTGCCGGCGTTCTGACGTCGCTGCTGATCAAGCGCCGGGCAGATAGTATTCAGGAAGCCACTGGTGATCGGCCGCGGACATGGCATGTGCGCCTTGCCGCTGTCGTCGTACCATTCTTACTGGTTCTTTTCGTGTTAGGTTTCTACCTTGGCTATCCCGAGCTGAAAGGGTTCAACTTCTCGAACGGAACACATTTGCGCAACTCGTTGATCGCCCTGTGGCTCGCGTTATCGCTCTATACCGGGGCGTTTATAGCCGAGATCGTGCGAGCGGGTATTCTGGCCGTGTCGAAAGGGCAAACCGAAGCTGCCGGAGCATTGGGTATGCGTCCAAACCGGACGATGAGCCTCGTGGTCCTGCCGCAGGCACTGCGCGTGATTATCCCACCGCTGATCTCGAACTACCTGAACCTCACAAAGAACAGCTCATTGGCGATTGCCGTGGGTTACATGGACATCACGGGTACTTTGGGCGGCATCACAATGAACCAAACAGGCCGCGAGCTTGAGACGGTTCTGCTGCTCATGCTGGTGTATCTGACCATCTCGCTGACCATTTCAGCGGTGATGAACTGGTACAACGAATCCGTAAAGCTGAAGGAGCGCTGATATGTCTGATATGTCTTATGTTCGCTCTGAAATGTTGCCCGAACGCGCCCCGCCCGCATCGCAGGTTGGTTTCGTCGGATGGGCAAGAGCAAACCTTTTCAACGGGATCGGTAACTCGATTCTGACAGTTCTGGCCATCGTGCTTCTGTGGTACGTTCTTGCCTTCCTTCTGCCTTGGATATTTTCACCGACTTGGAACAGCGGATCGCTGAACGAATGCCGTGAGATCGTAGGTGGCGGGCACGGCGGCGCCTGTTGGGGCGTGATCAATGAACGCTGGCAACAGCTACTTTTTGGTTTCTATCCAAATGGATCTGAAGAAGGAACGGTCGACCAGAGGTGGCGTCCGATACTGGCTTTCGCATTGCTGTTCGTGGCGGTGATCCCGGTTTTGTTCAATATGATTTCACGTCGTATGAACTGGGTGATATTGTTGGCTGTTCTGGGCGTAACTGCACTGTATCAGGGCGGAGGCTTCGGCATCGTTCTGGGTCTGGCGCTTCTGGGTGCAGCTGCTTTTGTCGGCTTCAAAGCGTTTTCGACTTCGAAACAGGATCGGGCCGCTGAGATAGCCGCGGGTGCAAAACGCCTGCCAAATCCGCTGATCTTCTCGGCGATCTATCCCTTCATAGCGCCTTGGCTTTTGTGGGGCGGTTCGATCTGGTTGCCGGTCAGTGCGGCGTTGGGCTTTGTGGTGGGCTACATCGCCTATCGTTTTCTCGCGCCGATTGTTGGCAGCCTGTTGGGAATGATCATTGCGGTGGTTGCGTCCCTGATCTGGTGGCTCTTCCTCGTGGGTGGTTTTGCAAACCTAATGCAAAGCATCATCCCAATTGGATTGGATGTCGTCGAAAGTCGTAACTTTGGTGGCTTTATGCTGTCGATCACCATTGGTGTTGTCGCCATTGCCTGCTCATTGCCCATCGGCATTGTTCTGGCATTGGGGCGTCAGTCAGATTTGTTGATCGTGAAAGCGCTTTGCGTGGGCTTTATCGAGTTCATTCGCGGCGTTCCCCTGATCACACTTCTGTTCGTGGCCTCGACGCTGTTGAACATCTTCCTGCCACCCGGCACCAACTTCGACATCATCTTGCGTGTACTAATCATGGTGACCCTTTTTGCAGCGGCTTACATGGCCGAGGTTATTCGGGGCGGGCTTGCCGCACTTCCAACAGGTCAATACGAAGCTGCAGATGCGCTTGGTCTTGATTACTGGAAGGCACAACGCCTGATCATCATGCCACAGGCGCTGAAGATTTCGATCCCTGGGATCGTGTCGACGTTCATCGGCGTGTTCAAGGATACGGTGTTGGTGTCGATCATCGGTCTGCTCGACCCGCTGGGCTTGTCGAATGGTATCCGTGGTGACCAAAACTGGAACGGTATCGTGTGGGAGCTTTACGGCTTCATCGCCCTAATGTTCTTCATCTTCTGCTTCTCGATGTCGCGTTATTCGATGTATCTCGAACGCCGGCTTCGTACGGACCACCGTTAAAGGAGAGACTTATGTCTTCTATTACTCTCGACCATCACGCCGATCGCTCCAAAATGGAAGTGTCGGACGAACTTGCCATCGAAATTCGTGGCATGAACAAGTGGTACGGTGCATTCCACGTACTGCGCGACATCGACCTGACCGTGTATCAGGGCGAGCGGATCGTTATTGCGGGACCTTCGGGGTCCGGTAAATCGACGCTGATCCGTTGCATCAACCGGCTTGAAGAACATCAGGAAGGTCAGATCATCGTCGACGGGACCGAGCTCACTTCGGACCTGAAAAACGTTGATAAAGTGCGCTCGGAAGTTGGGATGGTGTTTCAGCACTTCAACCTCTTCCCGCACCTGACCATTCTGGAAAACTGCACGCTCGCCCCCATCTGGGTGCGCAAAACGCCCCGGAAAGAGGCGGAAGAAGTTGCGATGCACTTCCTTGAGAAGGTGAAGATCCCGGAACAGGCCCACAAGTATCCGGGCATGTTATCGGGTGGTCAGCAGCAACGTGTGGCCATTGCCCGCTCGCTGTGCATGATGCCGCGCATCATGCTGTTTGACGAACCTACGTCAGCGCTTGACCCCGAGATGATCAAGGAAGTTCTGGAAACCATGGTGGAGCTTGCCGAAGAAGGCATGACCATGCTCTGCGTGACCCACGAAATGGGTTTCGCGAAAGAGGTCGCCAACCGCGTGATCTTCATGGATGCCGGCCAGATCGTGGAGCAGAACGAACCCAACGAGTTCTTCAACAACCCGCAGAACGAACGGACCAAACTGTTCCTCAGTCAGATCCTCTGATCCGGCTCACATTGAACGAAAAGAAAGCCCCGCCAACTGGCGGGGCTTTCTGTTTTTGGGTTATTGGATAACTGTAAGATGTGAATAAGGCCAACAACGATTGCAACTCGAGCCTGCGGCGCCAATGTCGGTCAGGGCATCAGTAAGTGGATGAACTTTGGGTCATCCGATGTGGGTTCGAGAACAACGTAAAGATTGGCGAACTCAGTCTGCTTGATGGTGACGGCTTCAAACACACCAAGGTGTTCTAGAATTCGCGGAATGGTTTCAGCATGGGCGACAATCAGTGCTGTGCCTTCGCTGTGACCGAATTCTAAAGTGTCAACCAGACCAGCAACATCGCCTTTGGGCAAGGCGCTCGTTTGAAGACTTAGAGCGTCGGCAATTATTCCACCAGTTTGTTGGGTTCGCAGTGCATCCGACGTGATGATGACGTCTAGGCCGACGTTCCGAAGTAACACAGCCCAAGCTGCCGCACGCTTTCTTCCTTCGGGCGTGAGTGCAGGATCAGCCCCAGAGAGTTCTTTTTCACCATGCCTGATCAGATAGACCGCGTCCTGAGCCTCAGCAGGAGACCCCGTTGAAAAAAATAGCAGTAGGCCAGCATAGAACATACGCATGGTTTTTGCCTCCCGGTATTGATCGTAGGTCAATTTTTCCAGTATGAGCCTTGCAGATCAAGAGGGTGGTCGCACCGGCCCCGCAAATCGACATTCACGCCCGTGTTTTCTGGCGTCGATCCATGATAGTTATATCAGTTCACGCGGCACCACGAAGTCCACAACGCGGCCGGTGCCCCAATTCACATCCGCCCAGGAGTCCTCGTCGAACTCGATCACCGCTGTCGCTGCGGTTGGATAGTGGTGGAACCTTTGATGTGGGTATGGCTCGCGCGCCAGACGGCGCGCCATATAGGCTGAGCCTGGGTTGTGGGCGACGATCATAGCGACTGGCGCGTCTGCTTTGCGCACCACGTTTAGCATGACCTCTGGGTCCGCCAAATACAGCTCGCGCAAATAGTGGGCTTTTGGCGCACCTACAAACCTGTCCGCGATCAATGCCCATGTTTCGCGGGTGCGTTCTGCGTCCGAGCAAAAGACCTCTTCGGGGGTATACCCTTTGCTCACCAGCCAACGCCCGATCGCCTTGGCTGACGCGCGCCCCCGCTTATTTAGCGGGCGGGCGTGATCATTCAAATCTGCATCGCCCCAGCTTGATTTCGCGTGTCGGGTCAGGATCAGTGTCAAAGTCATTTCGGGTTGAACGCTTTCATATGGAAGGCCGATTGAGCGGCCAACCTGCCATAAGATCGACTGACGGGGCAAGAGCGGCGAACCGCGCATCCTGCCCCCATGCAATCGGCATTGTCGGCGCCATTCAAGTATGATTTGCAGAGTGGGACATCGTAGGCGTCGGACCCCAGCGCATCGACTGGGCAGGCCGTGCGGCAAGGCGCGTCACAGCCTTCGCAGGGACAGGTAGACCCACGCGGTAGCGTTAGCCGTCCTGAAAGCCGCACCGCACCGCGATAGCTGGCCCATAGCCCTGCAGTGTCATGTACAAGCAGCGCCACGGGGGATTGCCACGCACGACCCGACCGCAACGCCCAATCGAAGAAGGGAGGATAGGGCGGTCCGTCTGACGGAAAAATGGCCGTGCCTTGCCAGCGTTTTGCCAAACCTTCGATCACGGCCTTGGACCAGCGATCCATAGGGTCGGGTGATCCGTCCTGATACGCGGCGCTTTGCGTGAAATGCGCCCAGAAGCCGGGTTCCAGCGGACCGAGCAGAACTATCGTTTCAGACCCGTCATGCAATGCGCCAAACACGTCCAGCTGTTGGGCATGGGCATCCTGCGTCAGCTGCTCAAGCGTCACTTCCGCCGAAACGGCAACATCAGGCTCCAGCCCAGTTTCGATGGTTCGTCGTTTTGCCATTGCAGCCCAATCACCATGTCGTCATGCCCGTCACGGGGCTGATCTGTGTATGTCTTGAACATACGATCCCAGACCGACAGACAGAAGCCATAGTTGCTGTCTGTTTCATCTCTGTGAACGGAATGATGAACGCGGTGCATGTCGGGGGTAACCAGAACCAGCCGTAGCCACCGATCCAGACCCAGCGGCAAGCGCATATTGGCATGGTTGAACATAGCCGAGCCGTTCAGGATGACCTCGAACAGGACCACACCCAAAGCCGGCGCGCCCAACAGATAAACCATCCCGATTTTGATGATCATCGAGGCGGCGATCTCGACCGGATGGAACCTTAGAGCGGTGGTCACATCGAAATCCCGGTCCGCATGATGAACCCGGTGCAACCGCCACAAGACCGGCACTTTGTGAAACACCAGATGCTGCGCCCAGATGGCAAGATCAAGGATGACCATGGCGGCGACAACCTCGACCCAAATGGGCAGGGCAATCACGTTGAACAGCCCCCAGCCCTGTGCGGCTGCATCTATTGCCGCGCCGACTGCCAGCAATGGCATCAGGACGCTCATCAGCCGCAGGGTCAGGCTGTCGATGACAATGATTGCCAGATTGGTGGTCCAGCGGGTCTTGCGCGGCTGGGTGCGCGGTCGCCGCGGAGCTTTTGCCTCAACAATGGCGAAAAGCGCAAACAGCCCGACAAACGTGCCCAAACGGATCAGAAGTTCGTATTCCATGGGGTGAATTTATGGACTACCTGCCCAAGCGCAAGACACATTACCGCGACGGCAATCGCCCGATTGGCTAGGCGCGGATCAGAGAGCCTGCGCCGTGATCTGTGTAAAGCTCCAACAAACAGGCGTTGGGTGCGCGACCATCCAGAATGACCACTGCGCGAACGCCGCCGTCAATGGCATCCAACGCGGTTTCGGTCTTGGGGATCATCCCGCCAGCAATCACGCCCGACGCCGTCATGTCGCGGATCTGCGTTGGCGTCAGTTGCGTCAGCACCGCACCGTCCGCATTTTTCACGCCTTCAACATCGGTCAGCAGAAGCAAGCGATCAGCCTTCAAGCCAGCCGCAATCGCGCCGGCCATTGTGTCGCCGTTGATATTGAACGTCTCACCATTTCGACCTGCGCCCAAGGGGGCAATAACCGGAATAGTTTCGGTGGCGGCAAGGTCGCGCAAAATGGAAACGTCCACCTCTGACGGCGTACCAACATACCCGAGGTCGGGATTGGTTTGATCGCAGGTCACAAGGCGGGCGTCTTTCCCAGACAGGCCAACCGCCTTACCGCCTTCGGCGTTGATCGCTTGAACAATCCGCTTATTGACCCGGCCGGACAAAACCATTTCGACCACTTCGACGGTCGCGGCGTCTGTCACGCGTTTTCCGTTCACAAATTCGCTTTTGATTTGCAGCCGATCGAGCATCGAGTTGATCATCGGACCGCCGCCATGCACGACCACAGGTTTCACGCCAACCTGACGCATCAGGACGATGTCGCGCGCAAAGCTGGCCATCGCCTCATCATCACCCATGGCATTGCCGCCAAACTTGATAACAACGGTGGCACCGGTATAGCGCTGCAAGTATGGCAAGGCTTGTGACAGAGTGCGGGCGGTAGCGATCCAATCGCGATTCATATCTTGAGTCTTCATCTTATTTTCCCAGAGTTACTCTGTGTTAGAGCGTTGGTCGCGCGCTGCCAAGAGGCATTGCGCCCAACCTTCGTGCTGCTAGGGTTGCGACGAAACCAACCGACAGGAATGGCGATCATGGCCGAGCAACAAAAAACCCTTCTTCTGACTGGTGCCAGCCGCGGCATCGGACATGCGACAGTTCGACGGTTCAATCTGGAAGGCTGGCGGGTGATCACCTGTTCACGCCATCCAATACCCGAAGAATGTCCTTGGGGCGGTGCAGGAGAAGACCACGTTCAGGTGGACCTATCCGACCCCAAGGATACGATTAATGCGGTTGGGATCCTTCAGGACAAGTTGGATGGACGTCTGGATGCGTTGGTCAACAACGCCGGCATTTCACCGAAAGGGCCGAATGGTGAGCGTCTGAACACCTTGAACACCGATCTGAAAGATTGGGGAAAGGTGTTCCACGTCAACTTCTTCGCATCTGTGGTCCTAGCACGCGGGCTGAAGGACGAGTTGGCGAAGGCCAAGGGTGCGGTGGTTAACGTAACTTCAATTGCGGGCGTGCGCGTCCACCCGTTTGCAGGCGCGGCCTATGCCACGTCAAAGGCAGCCCTTGCCGCGCTGACGCGCGAGATGGCACATGATTTCGGGCCGCTGGGCGTTCGGGTCAATGCGATTGCGCCGGGTGAAGTCGAAACGTCAATCTTGTCGCCGGGAACAGACAAAATCGTCGAAAAACTGCCAATGCGACGTCTTGGGCAACCAGAGGAGGTCGCCGCCGCGATCTATTTCCTGTGTTCCGGGGACAGTTCATACATCTCTGGGACCGAGATTGAGGTGAATGGCGCTCAGCACGTTTAACCGGGCGGCGATATCAATCCAATGTCGCGATGATCGACCTTAGTGTTTCGATCCCAATGCCCTTTTCCGAGGAGGTCAGGACCAGCTCCGGAAAGGCGGCCGGATGCTTTGACAAGGCGCCGCGCACCTGCGCCAGAACTTTTTCACGATCCTTTTCTTTGACCTTGTCGACCTTGGTCAATACCGCTTGAAACGTCACCGCAGCCCTGTCCAGCAGCGACATAATCTCATCATCGACTGCCTTCACACCATGGCGGGCGTCGATCAGCACAAATGCCCGACGCAGGTTTTGCCGACCTGACAAATAGGACTTCAGCAGCCGCTGCCATTTCTCGACCACCTTAACCGGGGCGTTGGCATAGCCGTACCCTGGAAGGTCAACCAGATAGGGGCCATTCGTTGTCGTGAAAAAGTTAATTTCCTGAGTCCGCCCGGGTGTGTTTGAAGCACGAGCGAGCCCCTTGCGACCCGTCAAGGCATTGATCAGGCTGGATTTCCCAACGTTCGAACGCCCAGCAAAGCACACCTCGATCCGGTCCGGATCGGGTAATCCGTCCATCGCCACAACACCCTTCAGAAAGTCGGTGCTGGCCGCAAACAACAAACGACCTTTTTCGCGATCTTGCGCGTCGGGGTCTTCTGCCAAAGGGAAGGGTAGCTGGTTCATGCGATCACCACGACCGGGCTGTCGACATGCACGATGCCGGGTTTGGTGACATAACCGTAAACGCCAAATTCCTGATGACCCCAGCCGTTTTTCAAGGCCCCCAGAGTGTCGGCATCCCGCGCGCCCGTGCGGGTGCTGGCGGTCGTCGCCAAGCAACGCGTGATCTCTTCCCGGATTTCCATTTCAGCCTGTCCGACCCGAATGCGCTTGCCGACCCAGTTCTTTTCTTCCCAAGCCTCAAGACCTGTCAGTTGCAGGTTTCCGCGCCAGCGTTTTGGGGACAGCTCTCGGTTTAGATGGGTCTCGACGGCCTTGTGCGACGCAAGATTGATCAGCGAAATTGACGGAAAATCAGTATCCGTCATCCCCCGATCCGCCTTCACAAGGCGTGAAGGTGCTGCGCGGTCTGGCGGACACAGCGGGCTCACCCAGTCAATGAACCGCGCATTGTCTTCGGTCCGATCAGGATTGATCGTGATGCCGGGCTGCTGTGGATGGGTCAGCGTAATTGTATTGCTCGCAGGGTCGAAACTTGCCTCTAGCGCCATAAGCAACGGCGCTTTTGACCCGCGCGAGAAATTTGCGCACGGCGCCCACTGGCCAGCTTCGCCCAATTTCGCAGCCTCATGAGCGACCGCCCATTGGCGATCATATGGCAGACATTCACCTGCCTTCAGCATCACCTGAAGAAGAGCTTCACGCCCGTGCGACTTGATGGGATGCCGCCAAATTTCGGCGACATGCGCCATTATCCCGCGTCCTTCGACTTGCGTTTGAAGGTTTTAAACACGTTGCCTAAGACATCGGGTTTGTGCCCGTGACTGCGCATGATGGTGTATTGCTGAATGAACGTGATCGTGTTGTTCGCAATCCAGTAAACCACAAGACCCGATGCAAACTGTCCCAGCATGAACATGAACACCCATGGCATCCATGCAAAGATCATAGCCTGGGTCGCATCGGTGGGCGCTGGGTTCAGCTTCTGCTGCAACCACATCGAGATACCAAGGATAATCGGCAAAACACCCAGTGAAATGATTGCAAGCAAGCTTTCCGGCGCCGGAGGCGCATAGGGCAATAGGCCGAACAGGTTCAAAATCGAGCTGGGATCGGGAGCCGAAAGGTCCTTAATCCACCCCATCCACGGCGCATGCCGCAATTCCAGCGTGACAAAGATAACTTTGTAGAGCGAGAAAAAGATTGGAATCTGAAGCAAGATGGGCAGACAGCCGGAAGCAGGGTTTACCTTTTCCTTTTTGTATAGCTCCATCATCGCCTGTTGAAGCTTCGCGCGGTCATCACCGGCGCTCTCTTTCAGCTTCTCCATTTGCGGCTGCAGCTCTTTCATCTTCGCCATCGAGACGTAGGACTTGTAAGCCAACGGGAACAGGATCGCTTTGATCACCAGCGTCAGGCCGATGATGGCCCAACCCATGTTCCCAATCACGGCGTTCAGCCAGTGCAGTACTGCAAAAATGGGCTTTGTCAGGAAGAAGAACCAACCCCAGTCGATTGAGTCGATAAATTTGTAGATGCCATCTTCGTTCTGGTATTTGCGGATGGTTTCCCATTCTTTTGCGCCAGCAAACAGGCGGGTCTCGACGCTGGCCGAGGCACCCGGCGCCACATCCAACGTGCCCATTCTGATCTGCGTTTGATAGATATCGGCCTTCTCCGCATAGCGCACGACCGAGGTGAAACCCTGTCCGGGTTCCGGGATCAGCGTGGTCATCCAGTAGTGGTCGGTGAAGCCGATCCAGCCGTTTTCGGTGACCTGTGCGACGTCGGCTTTTGCGCCTTCGCGTTCGTCAAATGTCAGGTCGGCCACATCAGAATAATCGGTTTCCTCAAGTTCCTTGTCGACCTGGCGAATAACGCCTTCATGAAGGATGAAAAATCCCTTCTGATTAGATGGTTCGCCATGACGGGCCAGAACGCCATAGGGCGCCATGCGATGGGCGGTAGCGCCAGTGTTCTCGACCGATTGGTTGATGGTAAACATAAAGTTTTCGTCCACCGAGACTGTGCGGCGGAAAATCAGGCCATTGCTGCTGTCCCAACGCAACGTAACCGGCGTTTCGGATGTAAGCTTCGTGCCGCTCTCAATTGACCAAACAGTTGTGGGCCCCGGAACATCTTCCAGCGCAGTTTGGCCACCGGGCGTCCAGCCATAGAGGGCATAGTAAGCCTCGGGCTCGCCGGTGGGGCGCAGCAGCTGAACGATGTCGCTCTCTTTTGAAAGTTCGACGTGGTAGTCTTTCAGTTTGAGATCATCCAAACGACCGCCCAACAGCGAGATGGATCCCGACAGTGCTGGTGTATCGATTTCGACCCGTCCAACTTGGGCTTGCTGAGCGGATACATCGGCGGTGGTGGCGGCGGTCGCCGCTGCGCTGTTGGAAGCAGGCAAGGATGGCACGATTTGACCTTCGGCTGCAGCCTGTTCTGTCGGCGCAGTGGCCGGAACGGGTTCTGCAGGCGGAAACATGATCATCCACCCAGTAATGACGAGAAAGCTCAGCACTGTCGCGAGGATCAGGTTCTTGTTCTGGTCGTCCATCGGGCCTCACCACTCATCAATTTCGGTCAGAGTGGTTCAACAGGGCAGGGCGCAAAAGGTCAAGCAGTTTTAACTCGCGTGTCGTTAGATTGCTGGTGAATCATGGCTTCACGCAAGTCTGGGAACAGCCTCAGATGACAACAGTTTCGGTTCGTGTGCCTTGACCCAATCCAGAAAAGTCTGCGCAGGCATTGGCTTGGCAATTGAATACCCCTGGGCATGATCACAGCCCAGTGCAACAAGCTTTGTATGTTCGCCATGGGTTTCGACGCCCTCAGCGACGGTCCCCACGTCCAGTTGATCCGCGATCGTCAGAATCGCCGAGATCATGTTTTGTTGGTCAGTATCGGTGTCGATATGGGTCACGAAAGACCGGTCAATTTTGATCCGGTGCACATTGAAACGCGCAATGCTCGCGATAGACGCATTTCCAGTCCCAAAATCATCTAAGTCGATCTTGCAGCCCAAATCTGCCAAAGCATTAATGTTATGCCGGGCGACGTCATCCTCGGTCTGCGCAATGACATTTTCAAGAATTTCGACCACCAAGCGATTGGGTCGCATGTCAAATCGGTCCAGCTCCCATTTGATTTTCTCCGATAAGTTGGGGTTGTTCAGTTCCTCAGCGGAAATATTGATCGCCACAGCGGGAATTTCCAAACCTTGGCGGTCCCAGTCCTGTAACGCAGAAAGGGCACCAAACAGAACAACCTCACCCAGCCTTTCCATCAAGCCAGCCTTGGAAATGGCGGGCAGGAACGCGCCGGGCGCAATCAGCCCCATTGTCGGATGTTGCCAACGCACCAATGCTTCGCAACCTGAAACGCGACCGGTCTTGACGCTGACTTGAGGCTGAAACCACGGTCGGATTTCTCCGGCATCAAGAGCACGGCTGAGTTCATCGCGATTGTGTTCGGAACGACCCACGCGCGCAGCCATACCGTTCGAGAAGGCGCGAATGGACCCTGGCCCTGCCAGCACTGCAACGCCAAGGGCGCTTTCGGCAGCCGCCAAAAGCGCTTCGCCCGTTGCTTCTGGGGAACGGCTTGGCAAGGCGAAGCCGACGCAAGACGACAAAAGCACCCGCGTTTGGTCAACCGAAATGGGTTCGCTGACCGCTGCTTGAAGGCGTGCGGCCAATTGCAGGGTGGCCTCCAGGTCTGCGCGCTGTCTCTTATCGATCGAGATGCCAAACCTTCCGGTGTTCAAGGCGCACATCAAATCAGTTTCACGCAAAGTGGCTTTGACCCGATCCGCAATTGTCCTGAGGACCTGACGAATACTTTCTTCGCCAAGTTGCGCGGACAGTTTCTGGATGTCGTCAATCTCCAGAACGAAGCAGGATTTTTCAAAATCCGCATCGCTTGCGAAACCCCGGTCCAACTGCTCAAGCAGTTTTGGCCGTCTTGGCAAGCCTGTGATCTCGTCGTTTGCCACCCCCCTCGTTGGTTTAGGGCGCGTAAGCGCGCCACCAATCGCGAGGAGACCGGGGAACAAAATGGCGACCAGAACCATCAAATTTTCCCCACCGTTCCAAAATGCCATGATCATAATCGCGGGTAGAAATGCGGCCAGATGGGGCGCGGTAAGCACAGCACGCACGCGTTTTTTTACTTGCTCAGCACCCTGAACTCCCACCATGACAGTTTCCTTTTGTCGCCGGTCACACACGAAGGGCCCGCGTGCTTAGAAGCGCGCCCCGTCAATGGACAAACTAGGAACATGTGGTCAATCAGAAGTTAACGCGCGCCGGAAAACTATGGCGAATTGTCTTCAATCGCAGGCGTTTCCCGTGCGAGCGCTTTGAAATCAAAAAGTTGTGGGTCCAACAGATGGCTTGGTCGCGTGTTCATCAGGGCCCTGAACATAACCTGACGACGACCGGGAGAGTTGGCCTCCCACGTGTCGATGATTGCCTTGACCTGTTGGCGTTGCAGCCCATCTTGAGAACCGCACAGATCACAGGGAATGATCGGATAATTCATCCGGGTGGCAAACTTCTCGCAATCCGCCTCAGCGACATGTGCGAGGGGGCGATAGACGAACAAATCTCCCTCCTCATTGAGCAGTTTTGGCGGCATTGTGGCCAGCCGACCACCATGAAACAGGTTCATAAAGAAGGTTTCAAGGATGTCGTCTCGGTGATGTCCCAGCACGACGGCGGAACACCCTTCCTCGCGCGCGATGCGGTAAAGGTTTCCACGTCGCAGGCGCGAACATAACGAACAGAAAGTTCGGCCTTGCGGGATTTTGTCCATAACGATCGAATAGGTGTCTTCGTATTCGATCCGATGTGGCACCTGCATCTTCTCAAGAAACTCGGGCAAGACCGTCGCGGGAAAGCCGGGTTGCCCCTGATCAAGATTGCAGGCCAACAGTTCGACCGGCAGTATCCCGCGCCATTTCAGCTCGTACAGGGCAGCCAGCATTGTGTAGCTGTCTTTACCGCCAGACAGACAAACCAGCCACTTCGCGCCGCGTTCAACCATACCATATTGGTCCAAGGCCTCGCGCACATTGCGCATGATGCGCTTGCGCAGCTTTTTGAACTCGGTGGTCGAGGGCGCGCCGTGAAACAGCGGATGGATATCGTCAAGGTCGTCCAGCATGGGCGCGGCATATGGGAAAAAAGGCAGCCGGGCAAGGGAAAGCAGAGGCATGCGGTTTCGCATGCCTCTGCGTTGCTTACCGTAACAGAAGCTGTTTCTGGTGCGGCATTTCCGGTGTGTCCTGCGGAAGATTTAGATCCCGGCGTGCGGCCGGGCCAAGGTCTTCAAGGCGCAGCAGGT
This window contains:
- a CDS encoding amino acid ABC transporter permease; protein product: MSDMSYVRSEMLPERAPPASQVGFVGWARANLFNGIGNSILTVLAIVLLWYVLAFLLPWIFSPTWNSGSLNECREIVGGGHGGACWGVINERWQQLLFGFYPNGSEEGTVDQRWRPILAFALLFVAVIPVLFNMISRRMNWVILLAVLGVTALYQGGGFGIVLGLALLGAAAFVGFKAFSTSKQDRAAEIAAGAKRLPNPLIFSAIYPFIAPWLLWGGSIWLPVSAALGFVVGYIAYRFLAPIVGSLLGMIIAVVASLIWWLFLVGGFANLMQSIIPIGLDVVESRNFGGFMLSITIGVVAIACSLPIGIVLALGRQSDLLIVKALCVGFIEFIRGVPLITLLFVASTLLNIFLPPGTNFDIILRVLIMVTLFAAAYMAEVIRGGLAALPTGQYEAADALGLDYWKAQRLIIMPQALKISIPGIVSTFIGVFKDTVLVSIIGLLDPLGLSNGIRGDQNWNGIVWELYGFIALMFFIFCFSMSRYSMYLERRLRTDHR
- a CDS encoding ferredoxin yields the protein MAKRRTIETGLEPDVAVSAEVTLEQLTQDAHAQQLDVFGALHDGSETIVLLGPLEPGFWAHFTQSAAYQDGSPDPMDRWSKAVIEGLAKRWQGTAIFPSDGPPYPPFFDWALRSGRAWQSPVALLVHDTAGLWASYRGAVRLSGRLTLPRGSTCPCEGCDAPCRTACPVDALGSDAYDVPLCKSYLNGADNADCMGAGCAVRRSCPVSRSYGRLAAQSAFHMKAFNPK
- a CDS encoding amino acid ABC transporter ATP-binding protein, encoding MSSITLDHHADRSKMEVSDELAIEIRGMNKWYGAFHVLRDIDLTVYQGERIVIAGPSGSGKSTLIRCINRLEEHQEGQIIVDGTELTSDLKNVDKVRSEVGMVFQHFNLFPHLTILENCTLAPIWVRKTPRKEAEEVAMHFLEKVKIPEQAHKYPGMLSGGQQQRVAIARSLCMMPRIMLFDEPTSALDPEMIKEVLETMVELAEEGMTMLCVTHEMGFAKEVANRVIFMDAGQIVEQNEPNEFFNNPQNERTKLFLSQIL
- a CDS encoding amino acid ABC transporter permease; the encoded protein is MTTITDPHQGQFRLSMLLYDSRYRSMTIQIIALIGFLMLIFWLLSNTAQNLADLGKEPSFNFMFEPAGYDINQRLLDYNSQDSHLRASLMGLLNTLLVAVMGCVAATIIGVVVGVLRLSPNWIVSRLSAVYVEGFRNVPVLLWIVFIMAVLIETLPQPSAFRKGEATMSLWDSVAITNRGIYVPEPLFSRTLGDIHLLGNSSLRFDVSLDLLALLAVLIAGVLTSLLIKRRADSIQEATGDRPRTWHVRLAAVVVPFLLVLFVLGFYLGYPELKGFNFSNGTHLRNSLIALWLALSLYTGAFIAEIVRAGILAVSKGQTEAAGALGMRPNRTMSLVVLPQALRVIIPPLISNYLNLTKNSSLAIAVGYMDITGTLGGITMNQTGRELETVLLLMLVYLTISLTISAVMNWYNESVKLKER
- a CDS encoding SixA phosphatase family protein; this encodes MRMFYAGLLLFFSTGSPAEAQDAVYLIRHGEKELSGADPALTPEGRKRAAAWAVLLRNVGLDVIITSDALRTQQTGGIIADALSLQTSALPKGDVAGLVDTLEFGHSEGTALIVAHAETIPRILEHLGVFEAVTIKQTEFANLYVVLEPTSDDPKFIHLLMP
- a CDS encoding histidine phosphatase family protein, whose amino-acid sequence is MTLTLILTRHAKSSWGDADLNDHARPLNKRGRASAKAIGRWLVSKGYTPEEVFCSDAERTRETWALIADRFVGAPKAHYLRELYLADPEVMLNVVRKADAPVAMIVAHNPGSAYMARRLAREPYPHQRFHHYPTAATAVIEFDEDSWADVNWGTGRVVDFVVPRELI